The Calothrix sp. PCC 7507 DNA segment CATTGGTGCGTTCCCGAATGCCCGTCAAATCTTCAGCGGATGTCTTGGTAGACGAGATTTTGAATCGTCGTCTTACTGAATATCCCTGGTTTAACCTGCTCATTGACATAGTTGCAAGCATCCGCAAACGCTTTCAGCAGTTCCTCAGCTTTGACGGCTTGTTCAGGAGTAGGTTGAAGCTTGCAAACTATAGTCAGCGTTTGTTCGATCCCATAAATATATCACATGTGAGGCAAATCATGAGTAGTTCAAGGCGGCTAAAGCCCGCAACCGCTTACCTCCCCAGGCTTAAAAGCGCGGGGCATCCGCTCGTTTGTCAGTGAGGTTCGTCGCCAACCGTGACACCGTTGCGGGGAAAGCTACGAGCGTCTGCTGAACAAGGATGTGCGCTACGGCTTCGTCATCGACATGGCTCCGTTGAAGGCAGACGCGCCCAACCGAAGCTAACCCGCTAAATAAACCTACACATATGGAGAACTCAATGAAACACCTCGTTCTAATACCAACCCTCTTGATTGGTGCAATCTACGCAACGGTGGCATTTGCGCTCGACAAAGCACCCGTACAGCAGTCCGCTGTGGTCGAGGGGGCGGACAACTTCTATAAGAGCGACAAGGTGATCGTGCAGAAAGTTATGTTCAAAAACCAATACAACATGCAGGTTGTCGGGAATCTCTTCATTCCCAAAGCCTTGGATCAAAATGCCAAGAATCCGGCAATCATTGTCGGGCATCCAATGGGCGCAGTCAAAGAACAAAGCGCAAATCTGTATGCCCAAAAGCTGGCTGACCAGGGATTCGTCACCTTGTCCCTCGATTTGTCCTTCTGGGGGGAGAGTGAGGGGCAGCCCCGCAACGTTGTTTCGCCGGATATTTATGCCGAGGATTTTAGTGCTGCGGTCGATTTTCTGGGCACTCGACCATTCGTTGACAGAAACCGGATTGGCGTTCTTGGGATTTGCGGCAGTGGGAGCTTCGTCATCAGCGCCGCCAAGATTGACCCGCGCCTGAAGGCCATTGCGACGGTAAGTATGTACGATATGGGTGCAGCCAGCCGTAACGGGCTGAGGCATTCTACGACTCTCGAGCAGAGAAAGAAAGCGATCGCAGAGGCGGCTGAACAACGCTATGCCCAGTTCACGGGCGGCGAGATCAAATACACCGGCGGGACGGTGCATGAACTGAACGAGAACTCCACCGCCATTGAGCGTGAGTTTTACGATTTCTACCGCACTCCCAGAGGCGAACACACCCCCAAAGGTTCGTCGCCAAAGCTGACAACGCACCCGACGCTTACCAGCAACGTCAAATTCATGAACTTTTACCCGTTCGATGATATTGAGACGATTTCGCCTCGTCCCATGCTGTTCATCACGGGGGCAGATGCACATTCCAGGGAGTTCAGCGAAGATGCCTACAAGCGCGCAGCCGAGCCAAAGGATCTCTACATCGTTCCGAACGCGGGACATGTCGATTTGTATGACCGGGTGAACCTGATCCCCTGGGACAAGCTTGCATCCTTTTTCAATCAGCATCTCAGTTGATAAGCGAGCAACTGACAAGAGCCACAGGAATATAAACAACTAGGAGTATCTATTTATGTACAACGCCAAAGCTTATGCCGCAACCAGTGCAACATCACCATTGGCATCTGACACGATCGCACGGCGCGATCCAACCGAACACGACGTGCAGATCGAAATCCTTTTCTGCGGCATCTGCCACTCCGACCTGCATTCAGTGCGTAACGAGTGGAGCGAATTCATGCCCACGGTCTACCCAATTGTTCCCGGTCATGAGATCGTCGGCCGCGTCACCAAGGTTGGCTCGGCAGTTACCAAGTACAAGACCGGCGACCTCGCTGCGGTCGGCTGCTTGGTCGATTCGGATGGTACTTGTCCTAATTGCAAAGCTGGCCTTGAGAATTTCTGCCCGAACCTGACCCTCACTTTCAACTCCCCGGACAAGCACCTCGGAGGTGTCACCTATGGGGGCTACTCCGATAGCGTCGTCGTCGATGAACGCTTCGTTTTGCGCGTCCCCTCCAACCTCGATCTCGCTGGAGTCGCGCCACTCCTCTGCGCCGGGATTACAACCTACTCGCCCCTGCAGCACTGGGGAGTCACCAAGGGCAAGAAGGTCGGCGTGGTCGGTCTTGGCGGACTGGGCCACATGGGCGTGAAGTTCGCCCGTGCATTCGGTGCCCACGTCGTCGTCTTCACCACCTCGCCCAACAAGAAGGAAGACGCGCTCCGCCTCGGTGCCGACGAAGTCGTCGTCTCCCGCAACACCGACGAGATGCAGAAACACGCTGGCAGCTTCGATTTCATCCTCGACACCGTCTCCGCCAAGCACGACATCAACGCCTATCTCAACCTGCTCCGCCTCGACGGCAACATCACCCTTGTCGGCGCACCCACCAAGCCCCTGGAAGTCTCGGCATTCAGCCTCATCATGGGTCGTCGCAGTCTCTCCGGCTCTAACATCGGTGGTATCACGGAAACTCAGGAGATGCTCGACTTTTGTGGCGAACACAATATCACCGCAGATGTCGAAGTCATCCCCATCCAGAAAGTCAACGAAGCCTACGATCGCCTGCTTAAGTCCGATGTGAAGTACCGCTTCGTGATTGATATGGCATCCCTGAAATCTGAATAACCCAGCTAGAACCTGGAAGGAAAAACAATGCAAAAGCGCAAACTTGGAAACAGTGATCTGGAAGTTTCGGCGATCGGGCTGGGCTGCATGGGTATGAGCTTTTCTTATGGTCCGCCCAAAGACATACAGGAGATGACCGCTCTTCTGGGGGACGCCGTCGAACGCGGTGTGACATTCTTTGACACTGCTGAGGTCTACGGCCCGTTCCTAAACGAAGATCTTGTGGGTGAAGCCCTTGCCCCCTTCCGTGGGCAAGTGGTTATTGCTACCAAATTCGGGTTCGACATCAGTCCGAATTCTGATCCCCGTGGCATTAAGGGTTCACCCGGACTGAATAGCCGACCGGAGCATATTCAGGAAGTCGTGGAGGGTTCGCTCAAGCGACTCAAGGTGGAGGCGATCGACCTCCTCTATCAGCACCGGGTTGACCCGAACGTGCCGATTGAAGACGTGGCAGGAGCGGTGAAGAAACTGATTGAGTCAGGTAAGGTTAAGCATTTCGGACTTTCTGAAGCGGGAGTGCAAACGATCCGTCGCGCCCACGCGGTTCAGCCAGTCACGGCTCTCCAGAGCGAATACTCGCTGTGGACGAGGACTCCGGAAAAGGAAGTGATACCGACCCTAGAGGAACTTGGCATCGGCTTTGTTCCCTACAGCCCGTTGGGCAAGGGCTTTCTCACGGGTAAAATCGACGAAAACACGACCTTTGACAGTTCCGACTTCCGTAGCACCCTGCCTCGCTTCACGCCGGAGGCTCTGAAGGCGAATCAGGCTCTGATTAATCTGCTTGCCAGCATCGCCGAACAGAAGCAGGCGACACCTGCTCAGATTGCGATCGCCTGGCTGCTAGCCCAGAAGCCTTGGATTGTGCCGATACCAGGCACCACAAAGCTAGATCGCTTGGACGAGAACATCGGGGCAGTCTCAGTTGAACTCACGCCTGACGATTTGCGTGATATCGATGACGCTGCCTCCAAGATCGCGGTGCAAGGAGCGCGGTATCCCGAAAAGCTGGAGCAAATGACGGGTCGTTGAGCAGCAAAAAATATGTTCTCTGGTTGCATTCCGTAGCTCACTAAGCAAGGCAGATAGCTGGGGCAGCGATAGACGAGAAAGCGCAGTATGCGAGTTGGTATTCTAGGTTCGGGATTGATGGGCAGCAAACTCGGGACGCTCTTCGCCCGTGCGGGATATGATACCGTTTCACCGAAGAAGCGGAGGGGCAGGGGGAAAGAATTAGAGACTAATCATTTGTCCCTATTGCCCGTTCCCTGTTCCCTGTCACCTATTATGGGTTTGCTGAGGAAAAACCACCATAATTCTAGGGCAATCAATGCGAAACCAGCGATCGCCACACCAATTTTCAACCATACAGGTTGCTCTATATAGCGAAATTGGCTTGTGTGTGATGTTTCGGTGAGTCCGAAACCTGCAAGGCTTACCCAAAAGATGGATTTACTGAACATGGGCTAAATGCTTGTGCAATTAAGAGGTGATTTTTGGTTGGAAATTACGCAGTCTCAAGGCATTGGTGACTACAGAAAGAGAGGAAAAAGCCATCGCGGCTCCGGCGATAATGGGATTGAGTAACCAGCCAAAGATAGGAAAAAGAATACCTGCGGCTATGGGAATCCCGATTATGTTGTAGATAAAGGCAAAGAAGAGATTTTGTTGAATGTTGCGAATAGTAGCGCGGCTAAGTTGAATAGCAGTGACAATTCCCTGTAAATCGCCGGAAATGAGGGTGATATCGCTGGCAGCGATCGCCACATCTGTTCCTGTACCAATAGCAATCCCTACATCTGCTTGTGCAAGGGCTGGTGCATCATTAATCCCATCACCTACCATTGCGACAATGTGGGGATTGGGAAGAAGTTTCCCCAGTCCCCCTGTTTGCAAAGACTGAATAATTGCCGCTTTTTGATCTGGCCGAACTGCAGCAAAAACTCGCTTGATTCCTACTTGTTGAGCGATCGCTTCTGCAGTTTGTTGATTATCACCAGTCAACATTACTACTTCTAATCCTAACTTTTGTAGTGCTTTCACCGCAGATGCAGATGAGGGTTTCAAAGCATCAGCAATCCCCATGATGGCTTGTATTTCTCCATCTACAGCCATCCAAATCACAGTTTTTCCAGCAGTTTCCCAAGGTTCTTGATACTGTTGCAAAGCGTCTGTTTTAATTCCCAGTTCTCTTAACCAACGTTGTGTACCAATTTGTACAAGCTGTTCTGCAACAATACCTTGAACACCACTACCTGCATGAGCCACAAATTCAGTCACCGCAGACATTGTCTCCGACGTTGTTAAATTTATCTGTTGAGACTGGGCATATTTGACAACTGCTGCTGCTAAGGGATGTTCAGAATTCTGTTCAATTGTCGCCGCTAACTGCAAAATCTTTAACTCATTTTGCTCGGCTGTGCCGTTGACTGTGACAATGTCGGTGACAGTAGGTTTCCCTTGGGTCAGTGTACCTGTTTTATCTAACACGATTGTTTGAATTTTATGTGCCAGTTCCAAGCTTTGAGCTAACTTAATTAAGATGCCATATTCTGCACCTTTGCCTGTTCCCACCATCACAGATGTGGGAGTAGCTAAACCCAAAGCACAGGGACAGGCGATAATTAATACACCCACCGTTGTGATTGTGGCTAGGGTGAGGTTGCCCATGAAGTTAAACCAGATGACAAAAGTGGCGATCGCGATCGCAATTACAGTCGGGACAAACCATCCTGTCACCTGATCTGCTAACCGCTGAATCGGTGCTTTAGAACCTTGTGCTTGTTGCACAAGTTGGACAATTTGCGCCAGAAAAGTATCCTTTCCTACTCGTGTGGCGCGCAATTGCAACACACCAGCACCGTTAATTGTCGCACCAATCACCTCATCCCCTGGCTGCTTTTTCACCGGGAGACTCTCACCCGTCACCATTGCTTCATCTACCGTCGAAGCACCCCCAATCACCTCGCCATCCACTGGTATTTTTTCCCCAGGACGCACCAAAATCACATCGTTGATTCTGACTTTTGCAATAGGAATATCCATTTCCACGCCATCGCGGATTACCCTAGCGTCTCTGGCTTGCAGTCCTATAAGTTTGCGGATAGCTTGAGAAGTCTCTCCCCTAGCATGATTTTCTAGCGATCGCCCCAGGAGAATTAAAGTAATTACAATAGCGGCAACTTCATAATACACATGGGGTATCAAGCCCTGATCTAGAAAAAAGTCTGGGAAGAGCGTCACAAAAAAAGAATAGAGAAAAGCGCTGGCTGTACCCAACGAAATAAGCGTATCCATTGTTGCAGTATGGTGTTTAAAAGCTTTCCAACCATTGCGGAAAAAAGACCCCCCACACCAAAACTGCACGGGTATTGTTAGTGCTAACTGTAGCCAAGGATGATGTAGAAATGCTGGGATGAAAGGTATATTCAACCCAGTCATCATCGGCAGTGACCCCAAAAACAGGAGAATACTAATTACACCCCCCACCATCACCTTTAAGGTAAGTTGACGCTGTGCTGCTAGCCTGTGCAAAACCTCAGCATCATCTTCAAGCATAAGCATTTCTGTTTCTAGAAGTGCGTCAGATGAGTATCCAGCCGCATTAATAGCAGCTTGGATGCTCTCCAAATTGGTTTGGCTTTGGTCATAATTGATACTTGCTTGCTCGGCTCCAAAGTTAACGTTGCAGTCCATCACCCCGGGAACAGAGAGAATCGCCTGTTCAATGTTATTGGCGCAGGCGGCGCAACTCATACCTCTGAGTTTGAGTGTGAGAGTATCCATGTGGTTTTAGGCTGCTGGATAGCCAGCCGCAGCTAATGCTTCTTTGATCAGTGTTTCTGAGGCTTGAGTATCTACGCTGACAAGCTTAGTTTGCGGATCGGCTTCAATCGTAGCGTTGACATCAACTGCTTTAAGTGCCTTGGTGATATTGTTTGCACAAACAGAACAAGACATGTTGGGAACTGTGAGTTTGAGTGTCATAGGTTTAAGAGGGGGAAATATTTTTTCAAGACTCCATTTCAGGTTGACTTAACTTATATATCAGGCATTGTTGTTCATGATTTTTGCCTGAGAGTCACCTCGATTTCATCTTAAACCCTCTATTCGGGTGGAGAGTCTAGCCTTCAGTACAAGTTTTTGGTGAAATAATGCAGTATGGTAATTGCGATCGCTATTAACCCGATGCAAATGTATTATCCAGGTCTTCAATCGTTGATATTGTTTATGCCGTAAGCTTTAAGCGATCGCTAACTCAAATCACACCCCACCGCCTAAAATCTTTACTGGGACAGTTTGACCAGTGCGATCGCCGCCATTAAAAATTGTCAGCACATCACTTGCATCACTCACAATTGTGCGATCAAACGTTATTAGTCATTTGTTAAGAGTCAAGGGTCATTCTCCCTCATTTCCCCCTGCCTCCTGTCTCCTACCCCCTGCCCCACTCTATAATCTTTGTCACATCTTCATTTTACTTTGTCATATCTTTATAACTCCACAGCATTGCTTCTGTGATAGCGTATAAACCGATGCTCAACAACTAACAGTAGATGACTGTTAACTGATGACTGTTAACTGTTAACCGTCAACCATCAACAGTTAATCTTACAAAATATTTATTATGCTTACTGATGCTCGTTTATTACCCGCAGACCAAGTTATTGAAACTGAAGTTTGTATTGTGGGCGCAGGCCCAGCAGGAATCACAATCGCCCGTGAATTTATTGGACACAAAACAAAAGTTTGCCTAGTGGAGAGTGGTGGACTTGATTTTGACCCCCAAACTCAAGCGCTGTCGGACGGTTTAACCGTTGGCGATCCTTTTTTGACAATTCTGGATACTCGCCGTCGCCAATTCGGTGGTAATTCTAACGCTTGGTCCATTAAAATTGGCAACGGGGAAATCGGTGTCAGGTATGCCCCTTTAGATGAAATTGATTTTGAGCAGCGAGACTGGTTTCCCTACAGCGGTTGGCCTTTCAACCGCACACACCTAGAGCCATTCTACGAACGAGCGCAGTCAGTTTGCCAAGCCGGCCCGTTTGCCTATCAGCCTGAGACATGGGAAGACAAACAGACACAGCGTTTACCCTTGAATCAAAACCAAGTGGTAACAACAATGTTCCAATTTGGGCCTCGTGAAGCATTCAGCCACAAGTATCGGGAGGAACTGAATCAAGCAGACAACATCACTGTTTACCTCAACGCCAATGTAGTTGAGATTGAAGCTAATGAGTCAGTGAACACAGCAACTCGTCTGCGAGTTGCTTGTTTTGGAGGAAAACAGTTTTGGATAGCCGCCAAGGTGTTTATCATCGCCAAAGGTGGACTAGAAAATCCGCGTCTATTATTAATGTCTAATCGTCAGCAAACAGCTGGCTTGGGTAATGGACATGATTTAGTCGGCAGATTTTTTATGGATCATCCCCTAGTTGAAGGTGGCTTATTTATCCCTGCTGACCCCAACTTGTTTAACACCACAGCTTTGTATGATTTACGTCGAGTGAAAGATGTTGCTGTATTGGGTCATCTCAAACTTTCAAAAGAAACAATGCAGCGTGAGCAATTAGTCAACATTAGCGCTGTTTTGTTTCCCCGCCCTAGTTGGCGACAGTGGAAAGCGGTTGAGTCCTTTAAAATTCTAGCCGAGTCGCTCATCAAGGGACAAATCCCACCAGAAAGCTGGCACCATTTTCTCAATACAGTTAGTGGGATTGATTATGTAGCGCTTGCAAGCTACTTAGCAGCTACTAAACATCAGTCTTTATTGCACGGATTTGGCAGAGGCGGATGGTCAGAACTGCCTAATAATCAACGCAGGTTTCAGGTATTTCAAGTAGTGCATCAAGTAGAGCAATTACCCAATCCGGCTAACCGAGTTTTGCTCGGTCAAGAACGAGATGCATTAGGCTGCCAAAAGTTAGAATTACACTGGCATTGGGAAGCTGAAAATGGCCGTAAAATTGGCCGGGTTCAAGAAATAATCGCGCAGGAAATTGCTCGTTCTGGCTTAGGTGAGTTTCAAATTGATCGCCAAGAAGGTCTTCCTCGGCTGGGTATACCTAGTGGTACTGCTCATCATATGGGAACAACTCGGATGCATGTTGACCCTAAGCAGGGAGTTGTTGATGAAAATTGCCGAGTTCATGGTGTTTCTAATTTATTCATGGCGGGTAGCTCTGTTTTTCCTACAGGAGGATATGCTAACCCCACGCTGACAATTGTGGCGCTTTCAATTCGCTTGGCAGATAAAATCAAGAAAGAACTAAGTAAGTAAGTAGACAGGAAAAAACCAAACTATCTAAAGAACAGTTATCAGTTACCATTTTCGACAGACATATAGCAATCCGCTTTGAGTTTTGAAAAAATCTAAGTATTTGTAGGGTGGGCACTGCCTAGGCTGTTGACTTTGATGGAATTTCCCGGTTTTTGGTCACGCTACTTTTATGTCATTGCGAGCGGAGCGAAGCAATCGCCGGGGATTACTTCGCTCCGCTCGCAATGACTAGACATATGTGGCTTTAGTCTGGTAGTGAAACGACACAGCTAAAATAGTGCTTTAGACGTAGGTTGGGTTTCGCTCCGCTCAACCCAACATTTCCGAGGCTTTGTTGGGTTTCGTTCCTCAACCCAACCTACATTTTTTTGCTTTGAATAACCCCGCTTCCAGACCTCTCCCCGCTGCCGGGAGAGGTTTAAAAAGCTTATTTTTTCGTACCAAGTTGTAGATTTTTGCCCCTTCCCTACAAGGGCAGGGGTTGGGGTTCCGTCGAACTCACGTTAAACTAAATATCCTCCTGCGGGTTCTGCTTCGCAGTACGACTAAGCTCAGGGCAAGAAGTCAAGAGTCCAAGCTAGGATTTGACCTTGGACTCTTGACCTTTGACAAACTCAGCGCGAAATATACAATTTAAGTGCGTAACAGCTTAGTATATCCCGCTTCTGTCACTCTCCGAAAACTTTTGCCATTTCTGAATTCTAGAGCTTTTGTATAGCAGGCGTTTGCGCGATTCTTTTCTAATAACAAATACAAGACCAACTTTTTTCTAATAGAATAGCTTGTATTGATTGCCTCATCGGGATTCTAGCGATCGCCCTCCCGGAGAGTGACAGAACAGGGTTATAGCGGTTCCCATTCAGATGCGGTACAAAATTATATCGCAAGCTGTAAGGGCACGGCAGTGCCGTGCCCTTACGGGTGTACCTCACATAACCGAGAATTGCTATATCGGTATTAACTGACAATTGAAAACCGATTAGTGGTGGGTTCAAATCCCCCACCATCCGCCGCTGATTTCTGATAACTGTTAACTGATTTAAGATGTTTAGTTCCTACGCAACACTCAAGAAACCAGTTTGAATCAAATATGCCGTATAGGTCATAAATAATTCAGAAGTTATTGGCGGACAAACAATAGAACTACCCGCTAGAGCATGGAGAGTATCCTGACAGCTAATATGCGGTCTTTTTGCTTGCAGATACAAATCCGGAATAGTCAATTGTTCATCCGACCATCTTTCTAACAAAAATGGTCGCAGAGTATATAAAGGATTGTCTACAGAAGAGACATTATTAATTAACTCTGCTTGCCATTGTTCATAGGGAATCGCTTCAACTGGATAGCCGAAAGATTTCACCCATTTAATTAATGTACTCAAAGGGGCAGGTTGGGGATGTTGTAAGTTGAATGCTTTACCTAGCGATTCTTTCTGCATCGACAGATAAACAATAGCCTTGCTCACATAATCCACAGGAGACATATCCATCATATATTCCACATCAGGGAAATATCCCATTTGCAGACAACCCTTGACCATCAAATTAATAAAGTCATGGGTGTTACAAATACCTGTCTCACTATCTCCTGAAATTAATGGCGGCCTGTGGATAGTTACAGGTAGACCACGGTCACGAGCAATCTTAACTAACTTTTCTGCAACCCATTTTGTTTGAGAATAGCCGAGGAAAATACCCTCCCAATGGTTGAAATCATCCTGTTCTTTAACCAGCTTGCCAGCATAAACAGGTGATTCAAAAATAGCCACACTAGAAACGTAATGTACAGGCTTAAGTTTGATTTGGCTAGCTAATCTTAAAACTTCCTGAGTTCCTAAAACATTCGCGGCTTTTAGTGCTGAATAAGGGAAAACATAATTCAGCAATGCACCACTGTGATAGATGGTGTCGATGTTGGTTGCAAGAATTTGAAATTGTTCTGCACCAATACCTAAAAGTGGTTGTGATAAATCACCAACAATAGGAACAATCCGAGAATTAAATTGCTCATCCCAAATTGCATAACTTTGCAGGTTTTTTACCAGTTTGTTTTTGCCTTCTTGGATATCAGCAGCCCGCACTAAGCAATAAATATCGGCGTTGGTTTGCTGGAGGAGTTCTTTGATTAAAAAGGCTCCTAGAAAGCCTGTACCCCCAGTTAGAAAGATATTCTTAGGTGACTCCACAAAAACTTGAGGTAAAGCATCAGGACGAATGGTAGGGTCAAGAACAGCCTCAGCTTTCAAATCTAGGATAGGGGGAGCAATGTTAGCAGTCACAATATTTGTCTGACGCTCAACCCCTGAATCTTGCACATCTGATTTTTCTTGAAATTCCTCAGCTAAACGCTGTGAAAGTGATGCAATGTTTGGGTAATGCCAAAGTAAAAGAGGAGAGGGTTGAAATCCTAACAGTTTTTCTAATTTACTCACTAGAATCATTGCCTGGGCTGAATCTAAACCGTAGTTTTCCAAGTTCTCTTGGATATCAATATCTTCAGCTTCTAGGCTAATTAATTCAGCTAGATTAGAAACTAGCCATGCTTGAATATTTGCTGCAGTAAAAGAAGGTTTTAGACTCATTTTTACATCTCCAATGTAGAGGAAGCTGGGCGATATTGACCGTAAGATTCGGGGATTTGTAATCCTTGAATTTTCAAACTTTGTATCCGGTATAAAAATGCAGCCCCAGTCATAATATGGTTAGCTACATCAACGACTTTGCGGTTATTTGGCTCTGAAAGATAAGTCCCACGCACCCAGTCGTTAAAGCCACCCATAGCTGGGCCACACCAAATCTGATAATCGACTTCGCGCCCTTTTTCACCAGAACTAGACCACCGGGAAGATAATCCTAAATACCAGCGGAAAATTAGAGCCATTTTCAGCTTAGGATTATTAACTGCTTTGCCTAATTTCTCTGGATTTTTTTGAGATAAATAAGCGGCGGTTCCTTCCCAAACTTCGGCGATAGTCTTACGGAAAACCTGTTTTTCTAACTTCTCTCTTTCTGGTAAGGGAATATCTTCAATTGAGTCATAGCTGCGGTATAATTCATATAGTTTCTGCGCTCGCATGGGAAACATTGTGCCGCGTTTGAGAACTTGCAGTTTCACTCCCATTTCAAACATATCCGCAGCCGGTGCCATCATCACATCAGCCATTTCGGCCTGTGCTAATAGCTTTTTAGTATGTTCACAAGCGCCAGATTCAATGCAAGACTGATTAATTGAGCCTGTGACTACATAAGCAGCACCCATCATAAAAGCAGCTAAAGCTGATTGTGGTGTGGCTATTCCCCCTGCTACTCCCACACGAATCGGTTGAGAATATTGATATTGTGTTTGAATTTCATCTCTTAACGCCATGATGGAAGGTAAGAGACAAACGAGGGGACGATTGTCCGTATGTCCGCCAGAATCAGCT contains these protein-coding regions:
- a CDS encoding PfaD family polyunsaturated fatty acid/polyketide biosynthesis protein, which translates into the protein MTTVDTPLSQHNNGLVFSNYSYNQNLVWKGSLDCISFEQKTILDKFLTLDKPCYIVKIAGKIGVTNDGYLCPVDHSVATQIELLLSVPPLQIKQLGDPNFLSFHGVKYAYTTGAMAGGIASEEMVIALGKEKILGSFGAGGLSPERLEVAINRIQQALPHGPYAFNLIHSPSDLAIERRAVDLFLKYGVRVVEASAFLDLTANIVYYRAAGLSLNAANQIEIKNKVIAKISRREVASKFLQPAPARIIKELVEQGLISELQATLAAKVPMADDITVEADSGGHTDNRPLVCLLPSIMALRDEIQTQYQYSQPIRVGVAGGIATPQSALAAFMMGAAYVVTGSINQSCIESGACEHTKKLLAQAEMADVMMAPAADMFEMGVKLQVLKRGTMFPMRAQKLYELYRSYDSIEDIPLPEREKLEKQVFRKTIAEVWEGTAAYLSQKNPEKLGKAVNNPKLKMALIFRWYLGLSSRWSSSGEKGREVDYQIWCGPAMGGFNDWVRGTYLSEPNNRKVVDVANHIMTGAAFLYRIQSLKIQGLQIPESYGQYRPASSTLEM